The window CGTCTTTTACCTCTTTGCTACAAACGTGAACTTCGCTGTGGTATCTGTCGGGGAAGCTTGTTTGCTTCATGTTTTTAATTTATCACTCTTTTTTAGAGAGGCAAGAGAATGAAACCAAACTTTACTTTCTTTGAGGTAGCTGCTGTTTGGGTTATAAACATAAACAAAGTGCGATCGATCTCTGCAAACCTCCCAAAACAGCCTCAGCCAAGAAGAATCGGGCTATAGGCTGAGATCTTGCACCAGTCTCAGAAACCGGGTTTTTTGGCCTCAACTCAACCTCATAACCTACATTTTTAGTTCAAAAACCCGGTTTCTCAGGTCTTGTTGAGAATGGTGCCAGATCTCAGTTTCAACTGACTAATCTTCTTTACCAGTCCACTTAAGTGGACTTTCGCTATTAGCCAGCGATTTGAATCGCTGGCGGGGTGACAGCTTTCGTCAACAAGCGCCCCCCTAACCCCCCAACCTTGGGAGGAACAGGATTTAACTCCCCCTAGATTTGGGGGGCTGGGGGGGCTTTTTGGCTCATAACTCCCCCTAGATTTGGGGGGCTGGGGGGGCTTTTTGGCTCATAACTCCCCCCTTTCTTTGGGGGACTGGGGGGGCTTTTTGGCTCATAACTCCCCCCAGAGTTGGGGGGCTGGGAGCTTTTTCGGCTCATAATCAAACAGCCATTTAAACTGTAAATCACCTAACCAAGTCGGCATCAGCCAATATATCAAATCTCGCAAAAAACAACCCAAATCTGAATCTGTTTGTCCTAAATTTCCTACCTGTCTGGCAGTAGTAAAAACCTTTTCAACTCTCTTACTTCTACTCGCCTCAAATTGACGCAACACTGCCGGAATATCATCGCCTTTTTCTTCCCCAATTATTAACATTTTAACTAACTCAAAAGCATCTTCGATCGCCATGCACCCCCCTTGACCCAGATTTGGTTGCACTGGATGGATAGCATCTCCAATTAAAGTGACTCGACCGCGACCCCATTGCATACCTGGCGGTTCGCGATCGAAAATATCATCCCGATAAATACTTCCTTCCGGCAATGCTTCAATAATAGCTGGAACTGGCTGAGCATAAGATGAAAAAAGAGCTTGCAATGCTTTTTTAGAACCACCCATTGCTTCATCATTCCCACCAGCTTCCGCCTGACTAAAAGCATAGAAACCAAATCGACCCCCACCTACATCAAAATATCCAAACCGATTACCGCGTCCCCAAAATTCTCCCCAACTGTAACGTTCATCTAGAAGTAAATTTTCTTTGTAAAACCGTCCCCGCCAACAACACATTCCACTATAAATCGGTGGTTCCATTTGTTCCTTTCCATTTAAACGCGCCCTTACCTTCGAGTAAAGTCCATCCGCGCCAATGAGAACATCGCCCCAAGCTTCTCTTCCATCCGCAAACGAAACGCGAATCCCCTCTGCTGTTTCCACAAAATCTGTAAAAGCTGCCTTATTCCTGACAGTTCCTTCTGGAAGCGCATTGTAAAGGATATTTTGCAGTTCCGGGCGCAGAATACAAATACCCAAATCTTCTGCTTTGACAAACTCCGGCGCGTTGATATACAAAGGCTTTGCTTGTTTGCTGAAAAAACCGCCTTTGAGAATCTTAGCTCCTTGTTGGTACAACTGCTCTTGTATCCGTCCTTCCCACAGCAATTCATAAACGCGCATGGCATTCCGTTGGATGAAAATGCCCCCAGGCCCAGATAACATGGAATCAAGGTCGCGCTTTTCGTAGAGTTCTACCTGCATTCCCGCGTCGAGAAAAGCACTAGCACAAGTTAGTCCCCCAATTCCACCGCCGATGATAATCGCCTTTAAAGCTTTCTGTTTTGTAGCCTTGCTGGTGTTATTCTGCACTGCTGTTTCCTATCTTACGGGAGCGATCGCACTTATCATTATCCTCAACAGCCAAACCGACAAGCTATTGGCGATCGATTTGAACCTTTCCCCCACCTACCCAGTCTAAACCTGCGAAACTAGCCGTTGAGGGAGAAACCAGAGGTGTATCTTGATGCAGGGGTTAATGTGCCAGAAAGCGATCGGTCCGACTCCTATCTAGCCCAGCAGAGTATCCAGGGAAACCAGGAACGCTTTCGACAACTCTACCAACGCTACCACCAGCGAGTTAGGTCAACCATGTACCAGCTGTGTGGCCCATCCTCCCTCGACGACTTAGTGCAAGAAGTTTTTATGCGGGTATGGAAAGGATTGCCCCAACTGCGGCAAACATCGCAATTTTCCACTTGGCTTTATCGTATCAGTTGGAACGTAGCCTGCGACCAACGGCGGAAATTTGCTCAGCAGCGCACCTTTGACACCAAACTAAAAACTGAAAACTCAGAACAATCCTCAGCCCCGGATCTTATGCAGCTGCATTATAAAGATCTAGTGCAGCGCGGACTAGCTCAACTCAGTTTAGACCATCGCGCTGTAATAGTACTGCACGATCTCGAAGAAGTCCCTCAAAAAGAAATGGCTGAAATTTTGGGTATTCCGGTGGGAACCGTCAAATCTCGCCTTTTTCATGCCCGTGCGGCTATGCGACAATTTCTCCAGGAACAAGGAGTTCACCTATGAAACAGCTGCCAACAGATGATGATGAACGCTTAGTGGAATTCCTCAAGGCTAACCGTCCAGATGTTCCCTCACCAGCACCGGATTTAGAAGCACGGATTTTCCAAGCTGTGAAGTCAGAACCTTCGCTAAATGTGCGCCGATTCTCTAAGCGACTGTGGCTGTTTCCACCCGCCATTGCTGCCGGTGTGATGTTGGTTTGGGGAAGCAATATGCTGCGGTTAGGCGTCAATACATTACCCTTCCAGCTTCCTTTGCAAGTAAGCCGAACCTCAACAACTACAATGCCAAACGACGCCGAACTCGTTAGGATCGAATCCTTTTTAGAGAATAACTGGAATAGCGTTGTAGCGAGTAGCCAAACGGAAGAAGAACTCGAAAATACTTCAGCCGATTGGATGCAACTAGCCAATACAACCGAGCAAAATTCAACTAAATCAACTTTAAGAGAAACAACAAGGAGATAAATTCCCATGTTTTTGAACCGCGCTTCTACTATAGCCGCTTTAACCCTATCGATTGGAAGCGCTGCTGTTTTTATCAATCCCAATCCTTGGCTATCACAACAAAGCATTGCCCAAGATGTAAATCCTATCAATCGGCCCGATCGACCAATGCCGATGCCGCCTGGGATTCGGGAACTAAATCTCAGCCAAGACCAAATCCAGCGTATACAGCAAATTCACAACCAGTACAAAGACCGGATGTCCCAAAGCGTACAATCCCTGCGCCAAGGACAGCAAGAATTGCAAACCATGATGGCGGGTACGGCTTCCCAAGATCAATTGCGCGACAAACATCGCCAAGTTGAAGCAATAGATCGGCAGGTTAGACAGCTAAGATTTGAAAGTATGCTTGCTATGCGAGAAGTACTGACCCCAGAACAACGTCGTCAGTTTGCCCAACGTATGCAAAACCAGCGGAGAGGTATGAGGAATCGCCCAGGTAATAGAGGCCCAATGCCTTCTCCTCAAACTCCACCGACTAGGTAGGACGTATGCTGGAATAGCGTCGGTATGCGATCGCATATAGGGACTTCCAAACAACAAAATATCTAACGACTTCTTGTGGGATGGGCGAGACGCCCATCTTAGAAGCGATTTCGGCTCTTCCATACTTAGTGTGCCAAATTATTAGTTTTCTGGTGTCCTACACCTTCGCTGCCTGGGATTTCAAAGCGATCGCCCCGTCAGGAGCAAGTTGCCATAGGGAAGCTAAGGGTCTGTATCTTCTCCTTGAAAGCTTTCTCCACAACTAGAGCATCTTAATGGATGATGCTCTATAACTGAGGTACACTTTTCAACTGGGTATAAGTTGCGGCTTTTTCCTTCATGCCCTGGTTGACCACCTCTTTTTTTTTCGCTTTTTTTCGGTGGTTTCTGAGTAAATCCAGGTGTGGGTTGAATTTTGTGATTGCTGCTATCGTTCTGTGGAATACTGTGTACTTATAAAAAGCTGTTGATTATTTGAAGCTACAGGGTGTGGATATTCCTGAAGAACATTTGAAACATTTATCGCCGCTGGTTTGGGAGCATATCAATCTGACTGGTGATTATGTTTGGAATTTGAAGCAGGCGACCAGTTTTGACAAGTTGCGCCCTTTGCGGGTGAAGTCAAATAAGTATCGCTGAAATGCTTGCTGGATAATTGTTTCAGCCTTAGCGTACAATTTTCCCGTTTTGGCACGGTGATGCCTAGTTCTGGGATTATCTAATAATGTATTAGGAGTATTGTACGCCAAAATACCCTACATAGCGATATAATTGCGATTAAGAGTGTCACACTTACTCTAAGCCTTCTCGCGCACCGTGAGCTAACAGGAACTCAAGCATATTTTTGTTCTTTTGTATGACAGATCTATGTAGTGGACTAAACCCCTTAGAATCCTGAGCATTAACATCAGCACCATAGGCAACAAGAAGCCTGATAATCTCGTCATCACCTGACTTCTGAAAAGCAAGGCAGAGTGGGGTATAACCTGACTTATCTGTTAAGTTTACTTCTGCACCACGAGACAAAAGATATTCCACTA of the Argonema galeatum A003/A1 genome contains:
- a CDS encoding FAD-dependent monooxygenase, which encodes MQNNTSKATKQKALKAIIIGGGIGGLTCASAFLDAGMQVELYEKRDLDSMLSGPGGIFIQRNAMRVYELLWEGRIQEQLYQQGAKILKGGFFSKQAKPLYINAPEFVKAEDLGICILRPELQNILYNALPEGTVRNKAAFTDFVETAEGIRVSFADGREAWGDVLIGADGLYSKVRARLNGKEQMEPPIYSGMCCWRGRFYKENLLLDERYSWGEFWGRGNRFGYFDVGGGRFGFYAFSQAEAGGNDEAMGGSKKALQALFSSYAQPVPAIIEALPEGSIYRDDIFDREPPGMQWGRGRVTLIGDAIHPVQPNLGQGGCMAIEDAFELVKMLIIGEEKGDDIPAVLRQFEASRSKRVEKVFTTARQVGNLGQTDSDLGCFLRDLIYWLMPTWLGDLQFKWLFDYEPKKLPAPQLWGEL
- a CDS encoding sigma-70 family RNA polymerase sigma factor, with the translated sequence MYLDAGVNVPESDRSDSYLAQQSIQGNQERFRQLYQRYHQRVRSTMYQLCGPSSLDDLVQEVFMRVWKGLPQLRQTSQFSTWLYRISWNVACDQRRKFAQQRTFDTKLKTENSEQSSAPDLMQLHYKDLVQRGLAQLSLDHRAVIVLHDLEEVPQKEMAEILGIPVGTVKSRLFHARAAMRQFLQEQGVHL
- a CDS encoding Spy/CpxP family protein refolding chaperone, whose amino-acid sequence is MFLNRASTIAALTLSIGSAAVFINPNPWLSQQSIAQDVNPINRPDRPMPMPPGIRELNLSQDQIQRIQQIHNQYKDRMSQSVQSLRQGQQELQTMMAGTASQDQLRDKHRQVEAIDRQVRQLRFESMLAMREVLTPEQRRQFAQRMQNQRRGMRNRPGNRGPMPSPQTPPTR
- a CDS encoding Tn3 family transposase, with translation MKLQGVDIPEEHLKHLSPLVWEHINLTGDYVWNLKQATSFDKLRPLRVKSNKYR